A window of the Pedobacter cryoconitis genome harbors these coding sequences:
- the ispG gene encoding (E)-4-hydroxy-3-methylbut-2-enyl-diphosphate synthase has protein sequence MENVAAQKELAGGYCNHLNQYSRFLTREVSIGDIPMGGLNPIRIQSMTTTDTMDTLGTVEQTIRMVESGCEYVRITAPSMKEAENLANIKKELRFRGYNVPLVADIHFTPNAAEAAARIVEKVRVNPGNYADKKRFENIEYTQLAYQAELERIYKKFSPLVKICKEYGTAMRIGTNHGSLSDRIMSQYGDTPRGMVESAMEFMRICEDLNYYNLVISMKASNTQVMVQAYRLLVETMVKEGMNYPLHLGVTEAGDGEDGRIKSAVGIGTLLEDGLGDTIRVSLTEDPEFEAPVAKALADRYVNRALNVVEKEKIEIRNLPYNPYEYNRRVTLPVQHIGGHHHPVVMLDVSSKNLKDPYFLTEVGYKYSAGLDKYNMADQACDLVYLGDELPSFSFPGNLRQIYNYKTWLTLKDKSNCHPLIKLEDYASAAQKDPILNLVSVNAKSYSKVLLSLLDETAVLVLETSSEEGTIEQRAFFIELLKSGNQIPVIVKRSYAAISADDLQLYAATDLGALFTDGLGDGVWIDAPETVGLPVMNSTSFGILQATRTRISKTEYISCPSCGRTLFDLQETTQLIRSRTDHLKGIKIGIMGCIVNGPGEMADADYGYVGTGPGKITLYRGKEVVKKNVSSAKALDDLIDLIREDGNWTEVK, from the coding sequence ATGGAAAACGTAGCAGCACAAAAAGAATTGGCCGGGGGTTATTGTAATCATCTAAACCAGTATTCCAGGTTCTTAACACGTGAGGTTTCTATAGGGGATATTCCTATGGGCGGATTGAATCCAATCAGGATACAGTCTATGACCACTACTGACACTATGGACACGCTGGGAACGGTAGAACAGACTATCAGGATGGTAGAGTCTGGTTGTGAGTATGTAAGGATTACAGCGCCGAGTATGAAGGAAGCTGAAAATCTGGCTAATATTAAGAAGGAGCTGAGGTTTAGGGGGTATAATGTCCCTTTAGTAGCCGATATACATTTTACGCCCAATGCTGCTGAGGCTGCTGCGCGTATTGTGGAAAAGGTAAGGGTTAATCCGGGTAATTATGCAGATAAGAAGCGTTTTGAAAATATAGAATATACACAGCTGGCTTATCAGGCTGAGCTGGAAAGAATTTATAAGAAGTTTTCACCATTGGTGAAAATTTGTAAGGAATATGGTACTGCAATGCGTATTGGTACAAATCATGGTTCGTTATCGGACAGGATTATGAGCCAGTATGGAGATACACCACGCGGTATGGTGGAATCGGCTATGGAATTTATGAGGATCTGTGAGGACCTGAATTATTATAACCTGGTGATTTCCATGAAAGCGAGTAATACACAGGTAATGGTTCAGGCTTATCGTTTGCTGGTAGAAACTATGGTGAAAGAGGGGATGAACTATCCGCTGCACCTTGGGGTTACTGAAGCTGGTGATGGAGAGGACGGAAGAATCAAATCTGCGGTTGGTATTGGTACTTTACTGGAAGATGGCTTAGGAGATACAATCAGGGTTTCTCTGACAGAAGATCCTGAATTTGAAGCTCCGGTAGCTAAAGCGCTGGCCGATCGTTATGTAAACCGTGCTTTAAATGTTGTAGAGAAGGAAAAGATTGAGATCCGTAATTTACCTTATAATCCTTATGAATATAATCGCAGGGTTACTTTACCGGTGCAGCATATTGGGGGCCATCATCATCCGGTAGTGATGCTTGATGTGTCTTCAAAGAATTTAAAAGATCCTTATTTTCTGACTGAAGTTGGGTATAAATACAGTGCCGGACTGGATAAATATAATATGGCCGATCAGGCTTGTGATCTTGTTTATTTAGGAGATGAACTGCCTTCTTTCTCTTTTCCTGGTAATCTGCGCCAGATTTATAACTACAAAACATGGTTAACGCTGAAGGATAAAAGCAATTGTCATCCGCTGATTAAACTGGAAGATTATGCATCAGCCGCTCAGAAAGATCCTATCCTGAATCTTGTGTCTGTTAATGCAAAGAGTTATAGTAAAGTTTTGCTGTCACTGTTAGATGAGACGGCGGTACTGGTACTGGAAACTTCTTCGGAAGAGGGAACTATTGAGCAGAGAGCCTTTTTTATTGAGCTGCTAAAAAGCGGAAATCAGATTCCGGTTATTGTGAAGAGATCTTATGCTGCAATCAGCGCAGATGATTTGCAATTATACGCAGCGACTGATTTAGGTGCGCTGTTTACGGATGGTCTTGGGGATGGGGTATGGATTGATGCTCCTGAAACAGTTGGCCTTCCGGTTATGAATTCTACAAGTTTTGGAATTTTGCAGGCCACCCGGACGAGAATTTCCAAAACAGAATATATTTCCTGCCCAAGTTGTGGCAGAACACTCTTTGATTTACAGGAAACAACCCAGTTGATCCGTTCGAGAACTGATCATTTAAAAGGGATCAAAATCGGGATTATGGGTTGTATTGTAAATGGGCCTGGTGAAATGGCAGATGCCGATTATGGTTATGTAGGTACGGGCCCTGGTAAAATCACTTTATACCGCGGTAAAGAAGTCGTTAAAAAGAATGTAAGTTCTGCCAAAGCACTCGATGATCTGATCGATCTGATCAGGGAGGATGGGAACTGGACAGAAGTGAAATAA
- a CDS encoding RDD family protein, producing MEPNYIVVVNGKPEGPYDFEHLKEMSIVAGTFVRKPGMDDYKEAHEFPELRALFGFSYQQTAPQYFASFDQRLLAAVIDYFLLFLVYIVVVLCCFTFVKGQGERISFALLLLPLIPVFKFVYGVFAEASAKQGTIGKRLLSIKVTDMGGSRVSIGLSFLRNLGKVLSVAPLFFGYLYSFLNKKQQCFHDVAAGTLVIKDRLI from the coding sequence TTGGAACCCAACTATATTGTAGTCGTTAATGGAAAGCCTGAGGGGCCATACGATTTTGAACATTTAAAGGAGATGAGTATTGTAGCGGGAACTTTTGTGAGAAAGCCCGGAATGGACGATTATAAAGAAGCGCACGAGTTCCCTGAACTCCGTGCGCTTTTTGGTTTCAGTTATCAACAGACTGCTCCGCAATATTTTGCTTCATTTGATCAGCGTTTGCTGGCTGCTGTGATTGATTACTTCCTTTTGTTTCTGGTTTATATCGTGGTGGTACTTTGCTGTTTTACTTTCGTAAAGGGGCAGGGGGAAAGGATTTCATTTGCATTATTACTCTTGCCGCTGATCCCGGTGTTCAAGTTTGTTTACGGTGTGTTTGCGGAGGCTTCTGCGAAGCAAGGGACAATTGGGAAAAGATTGTTAAGTATTAAGGTAACGGATATGGGGGGATCAAGGGTGAGTATTGGTTTGTCTTTCTTAAGGAACCTGGGCAAGGTTTTATCTGTTGCTCCATTGTTTTTTGGGTATCTGTATAGTTTTTTGAATAAGAAGCAACAGTGTTTTCACGATGTTGCTGCGGGCACTTTGGTCATCAAGGATCGCCTGATCTAA